The following proteins are co-located in the Vibrio azureus genome:
- a CDS encoding RelA/SpoT domain-containing protein yields MSLFFRTTALMLLVLSRAPAFAALPNTPESKQGALNSSDQVCSQSFKHNLSGLYAIKPIQSNPIQPYNDFDVLYQKAHQAQLELETICKTTALLTHSEPYFAGVKSKRRAQDKINYELDGQVERITDLARATIVARDVASLMAVYETLERETSIINVKNRFKKPKKSGYRDLNLLVRLPNSNLVAEVQLHLKAIADVKSGPEHDLYKKIQDIERKAMLESRPMSELELASIDKIRNQSKDLYQQAWQPYLTTHLAAA; encoded by the coding sequence ATGAGCTTATTTTTTCGTACTACCGCATTGATGCTTTTAGTACTCAGCCGTGCACCTGCATTCGCCGCGCTTCCTAATACCCCAGAGAGCAAACAGGGCGCTTTAAACAGTTCAGATCAAGTTTGTTCCCAATCATTCAAGCATAACCTCAGTGGTCTATATGCTATCAAACCTATTCAATCTAACCCTATTCAGCCCTATAATGATTTTGATGTGCTGTATCAAAAAGCACATCAGGCTCAATTAGAACTTGAAACCATCTGCAAAACGACAGCATTGCTTACCCACTCAGAGCCTTATTTTGCTGGAGTTAAATCAAAACGCCGCGCACAAGACAAAATCAATTACGAATTGGATGGTCAAGTAGAGAGAATTACAGACTTAGCAAGAGCGACTATTGTTGCACGAGACGTAGCAAGTTTGATGGCTGTCTATGAAACGCTAGAACGCGAAACATCGATTATCAACGTTAAGAACCGTTTCAAAAAACCTAAGAAGTCAGGCTATAGAGATTTGAACCTGCTGGTACGTTTACCCAATAGTAATCTTGTTGCAGAAGTTCAGCTTCACTTAAAAGCAATTGCAGATGTCAAAAGTGGACCAGAACATGATTTATACAAAAAGATACAAGATATAGAACGCAAGGCAATGTTGGAGAGCCGTCCGATGAGTGAACTGGAATTGGCTTCTATTGATAAAATACGGAACCAATCGAAAGATCTTTATCAACAGGCTTGGCAACCTTATTTAACAACACACCTAGCAGCTGCCTAG
- the pheT gene encoding phenylalanine--tRNA ligase subunit beta has protein sequence MKFSESWLREWVSPSITTDELTHQITMAGLEVDDVLPVAGSFNGVKVGHVVECGQHPDADKLRVTKVDVGEEELLDIVCGAHNCRQGLKVAVATVGAVLPGDFKIKKAKLRGQPSHGMLCSFTELGIDVESDGIMELAEDAVIGTDFRELLGLDDVTVDVDLTANRADCFSIRGLAREVGVLNRADVTEPSVEAVAPSIDDKVSIEVKAPAACPRYLGRVVKNVNVQAETPLWMQEKLRRCGIRSIDPVVDITNYVLLEQGQPMHAFDLAKIDGGIVVRMAEQGEKLTLLDGSEAELNADTLVVADHNKALAIAGIFGGEESGVTTETKDVLLECAFFAPDHIRGRARSYGLHTDSSMRFERGVDYALQVSAMERATQLLAEICGGEVAPVVAVESDADLPKPNKVALRRTKLDNLLGHHIADADVVEILERLGLTVEAAEEGWVAVAPTWRFDIAIEQDLIEEVGRIYGYDNIPNQNPAAALKMHDHVEANIPLKRVRNLLVDRGYQEAITYSFVEPEQQKLVVPGIEPLILPFPISADMSAMRLGLIQGLLNTVVHNQKRQQPRVRLFEYGLRFIPCESAENGMRQEPMLAGVIAGTRSEEHWDIETNTVDFFDLKGDLEAVLELTANEVAYSFAALSSEDKAANPALHPGQSAAIIVDGKQVGVIGTVHPELERKFGLNGRTIVFEVEWSAINTKVIPEAVQLSKFPSNRRDIAVVVDDVVASGDIVAACLEQGGEFLKDAKLFDVYVGKGVEEGKKSLAIALTLQSVERTLEDADIAGAVDAIVAHVSEKFGASLRD, from the coding sequence ATGAAATTCAGCGAATCATGGCTTCGTGAGTGGGTTAGTCCTTCGATTACCACTGACGAGCTTACTCACCAAATTACAATGGCGGGTCTAGAAGTTGATGACGTGCTACCTGTAGCAGGTTCGTTCAACGGCGTTAAAGTTGGTCACGTTGTTGAATGTGGTCAACACCCAGATGCAGACAAGCTGCGTGTAACTAAAGTTGACGTGGGTGAAGAAGAGCTTCTAGACATCGTTTGTGGCGCGCACAACTGTCGCCAAGGTCTGAAAGTAGCAGTAGCAACAGTTGGTGCTGTTCTTCCAGGCGATTTCAAAATCAAAAAAGCGAAACTACGTGGCCAGCCTTCTCACGGCATGCTTTGTTCATTCACTGAACTGGGTATCGACGTTGAGTCAGACGGCATCATGGAACTCGCAGAAGACGCAGTAATCGGTACCGATTTCCGTGAACTCCTAGGCTTAGACGACGTAACGGTAGACGTAGACCTAACAGCAAACCGCGCGGACTGTTTCAGCATTCGTGGTTTAGCTCGTGAAGTTGGCGTACTAAACCGCGCTGATGTAACAGAACCTTCTGTAGAAGCAGTTGCACCTTCAATCGATGATAAAGTTTCTATCGAAGTGAAAGCGCCAGCTGCGTGTCCACGTTACCTTGGTCGTGTAGTTAAGAACGTAAATGTTCAAGCTGAAACACCACTATGGATGCAAGAAAAACTGCGTCGTTGTGGCATTCGTTCTATCGACCCTGTAGTCGACATCACTAACTATGTTCTTCTAGAGCAAGGCCAACCAATGCACGCGTTCGATCTAGCGAAGATCGACGGCGGTATCGTCGTTCGTATGGCAGAGCAAGGTGAGAAGTTAACCCTTCTTGACGGTAGCGAAGCAGAACTAAACGCAGATACATTAGTAGTAGCAGACCACAACAAGGCACTTGCAATCGCAGGTATTTTTGGTGGTGAAGAGTCTGGTGTAACAACTGAGACTAAAGACGTTCTACTAGAGTGTGCCTTCTTTGCACCTGACCACATCCGTGGTCGCGCTCGTAGCTACGGTCTTCACACTGATTCTTCAATGCGTTTCGAGCGTGGTGTGGATTACGCACTACAAGTGAGCGCAATGGAGCGTGCAACTCAGCTTCTTGCTGAGATTTGTGGTGGTGAAGTAGCGCCTGTTGTCGCTGTTGAGTCTGATGCAGATTTACCTAAGCCAAACAAAGTTGCACTTCGTCGCACTAAACTGGACAACCTACTGGGTCACCACATTGCTGATGCTGACGTAGTAGAAATCCTAGAGCGTCTAGGTTTGACTGTTGAAGCTGCTGAAGAAGGGTGGGTTGCAGTCGCGCCAACATGGCGTTTCGATATTGCTATCGAGCAAGACCTGATTGAAGAAGTAGGTCGTATATACGGTTATGATAACATTCCTAACCAAAACCCAGCAGCTGCACTTAAGATGCATGACCACGTTGAAGCAAATATTCCGCTAAAGCGTGTCCGTAATCTACTTGTTGACCGCGGTTACCAAGAAGCTATCACTTACAGCTTCGTTGAGCCAGAGCAGCAAAAGCTTGTTGTTCCAGGTATTGAGCCACTCATCCTGCCATTCCCAATCTCTGCGGATATGTCAGCAATGCGTTTAGGCTTAATCCAAGGCCTGCTTAACACGGTTGTTCACAACCAGAAACGTCAGCAGCCACGCGTGCGTTTATTCGAATACGGCCTACGCTTTATCCCATGTGAGTCGGCTGAAAACGGTATGCGCCAAGAGCCTATGCTTGCAGGTGTTATCGCAGGTACTCGTAGTGAAGAGCACTGGGATATCGAAACGAATACGGTAGATTTCTTTGATCTTAAAGGTGACCTAGAAGCTGTTCTCGAGCTCACTGCTAACGAAGTCGCTTACTCTTTTGCTGCGCTTTCTTCCGAAGATAAAGCAGCGAACCCAGCGCTTCACCCTGGTCAATCTGCAGCTATCATCGTCGATGGCAAGCAGGTAGGTGTCATTGGTACTGTTCATCCAGAACTTGAGCGTAAGTTTGGTCTAAACGGCCGCACTATCGTATTTGAAGTTGAATGGTCTGCGATCAACACTAAGGTGATTCCAGAAGCAGTACAGCTTTCCAAGTTCCCATCAAACCGTCGTGACATCGCTGTGGTTGTTGACGATGTTGTTGCTTCAGGTGACATCGTTGCAGCATGTCTAGAACAAGGTGGTGAATTCCTGAAAGATGCCAAGTTGTTCGACGTATACGTAGGCAAAGGCGTAGAAGAAGGTAAGAAGAGCTTAGCAATCGCTCTGACTCTACAATCAGTTGAACGTACGCTTGAGGATGCTGACATCGCTGGTGCGGTTGACGCTATTGTTGCACACGTATCTGAGAAGTTTGGTGCGTCTCTGCGTGACTAG
- a CDS encoding CidB/LrgB family autolysis modulator, with amino-acid sequence MWLLVTILVFFTARHIAIKINKPFANPLLMSLVVLIPILLYFHIPYETYYHDNRWLSDLLQPAVVALAYPLYEQLPQIKSKWRIILLACTLGSVMSMITATLIAVAFKADIGLIASLISKSVTTPIAMEVSRHLGGEAAIAAILVLIVGLFGAILAYPIFNLIGIKHPIARGLTMGTVSHALGTATCAEKQPSDAAYSSLALVLCGIITSVLAPSIFGLAVWLSQ; translated from the coding sequence ATGTGGTTACTTGTTACCATTTTGGTATTCTTTACTGCTCGTCATATTGCAATAAAGATCAACAAACCGTTTGCTAACCCACTTTTGATGAGTCTAGTGGTTTTGATTCCGATCTTGCTCTACTTTCATATCCCTTATGAAACTTACTATCATGACAACCGCTGGCTCAGTGACTTACTGCAACCTGCCGTTGTTGCTCTGGCTTATCCTTTGTATGAACAGCTACCACAAATCAAATCTAAATGGCGAATCATCCTGTTAGCCTGCACTTTAGGTAGTGTTATGTCGATGATCACTGCGACTTTGATTGCCGTGGCCTTCAAAGCAGATATCGGCTTAATTGCCAGCCTTATCAGTAAATCAGTCACCACTCCAATAGCGATGGAAGTATCACGTCATTTGGGAGGAGAAGCGGCTATAGCTGCCATTCTTGTATTAATTGTTGGTCTATTTGGTGCCATACTCGCCTATCCAATATTTAATTTAATCGGGATCAAACACCCAATTGCTCGGGGCTTAACCATGGGGACAGTATCGCATGCATTAGGTACCGCAACTTGTGCAGAAAAACAACCTTCTGATGCTGCTTATTCCTCTCTTGCCTTAGTTTTGTGTGGCATTATCACGTCAGTGCTTGCTCCAAGTATTTTTGGTCTTGCCGTTTGGCTATCTCAGTAA
- the ihfA gene encoding integration host factor subunit alpha: MALTKAELAENLFEKLGFSKRDAKETVEVFFEEIRKALESGEQVKLSGFGNFDLRDKNERPGRNPKTGEDIPITARRVVTFRPGQKLKARVENLSQKQ, from the coding sequence ATGGCGCTCACAAAAGCCGAACTTGCAGAAAACCTGTTTGAAAAATTGGGATTTAGTAAACGGGACGCCAAGGAAACGGTGGAAGTGTTCTTCGAAGAGATTCGTAAAGCACTAGAAAGCGGCGAACAGGTAAAACTGTCAGGTTTTGGTAATTTTGACCTTCGTGACAAGAATGAGAGACCTGGTCGTAACCCGAAGACGGGTGAAGATATTCCAATTACTGCTCGACGTGTAGTGACGTTCCGTCCTGGACAGAAGCTTAAGGCAAGAGTTGAAAATCTCTCCCAAAAGCAGTAA
- the purT gene encoding formate-dependent phosphoribosylglycinamide formyltransferase produces the protein MFGTATRPHATRVLLLGSGELGKEVAIECQRLGLEVIACDRYADAPAMQVAHRSYVIDMLDGQALEEIIMHEQPAYVVPEIEAIATDKLVELEEKGINVVPTARATKLTMNREGIRRLASEELELNTSPYQFADNFDDFKSAVDFVGTPCVVKPVMSSSGKGQSVIKTAEDINKAWEYAQQGGRTGAGRVIVEGFVDFDYEITLLTVKAVDGVHFCAPIGHRQEDGDYRESWQPQVMSDNARKAAEYAAEKVVNALGGYGLFGVELFVKGDHVFFNEVSPRPHDTGMVTMISQDMSEFALHVRAFTKMPVHKITQFGPSASAVVLGEGQSEDLQFDNLAKALAKPQTQLRLFAKPDISGRRRLGVVLTRRDSLESAIKDAIESAAQVRIEY, from the coding sequence ATGTTCGGTACTGCAACACGCCCCCATGCAACACGTGTTTTACTTTTAGGCTCTGGTGAGCTCGGAAAAGAAGTGGCGATAGAATGTCAAAGGCTTGGTTTAGAAGTGATTGCATGCGATCGCTATGCGGATGCACCTGCAATGCAAGTCGCCCACCGTAGCTACGTCATCGATATGCTCGATGGCCAAGCTTTAGAAGAAATCATCATGCACGAACAACCCGCCTACGTTGTGCCTGAAATCGAAGCCATCGCCACCGATAAATTAGTTGAACTCGAAGAAAAAGGGATAAACGTTGTTCCAACCGCGCGAGCAACAAAACTTACCATGAATCGTGAAGGTATTCGTCGATTAGCCTCTGAAGAACTTGAGCTAAACACTTCACCTTACCAATTTGCTGATAATTTTGATGACTTTAAATCAGCAGTCGACTTTGTCGGTACCCCTTGTGTGGTTAAGCCTGTAATGAGCTCTTCTGGTAAAGGGCAGAGTGTCATTAAAACAGCAGAAGACATCAACAAAGCTTGGGAATACGCTCAACAGGGAGGTCGAACTGGAGCTGGACGAGTCATCGTCGAAGGCTTCGTTGACTTTGATTATGAAATTACCCTTCTTACTGTTAAAGCGGTCGACGGCGTGCATTTCTGTGCTCCTATTGGTCATCGCCAGGAAGATGGAGACTATCGTGAATCATGGCAGCCACAAGTCATGTCAGATAATGCGCGCAAGGCCGCCGAATACGCTGCGGAAAAAGTCGTAAACGCACTTGGCGGTTATGGGTTATTTGGGGTGGAATTGTTTGTTAAAGGCGATCATGTGTTCTTCAACGAAGTTTCACCACGTCCACATGATACCGGTATGGTTACAATGATTTCACAAGATATGTCTGAGTTCGCGCTTCACGTTCGTGCGTTCACCAAAATGCCCGTCCATAAGATCACTCAATTTGGCCCATCAGCTTCAGCTGTTGTACTCGGAGAAGGTCAATCAGAAGACCTACAGTTTGATAACTTAGCCAAAGCTTTAGCCAAACCGCAAACTCAATTAAGATTGTTTGCTAAACCAGATATTTCAGGGCGTCGACGACTTGGTGTTGTCTTAACGCGCCGTGATAGTCTTGAAAGCGCAATCAAAGATGCGATTGAGAGTGCTGCGCAAGTTCGTATTGAATATTAA
- the cdd gene encoding cytidine deaminase gives MNSRVEQALANIPEPLSSHLAPIVQSNDFDATISKKQFEQLLSLTHLSDKELRLALLPIAAAFSYAPISNFYVGAIARGLSGNLYFGANMELFGVQLGQTVHAEQSAISHAWMKGERGLTDITINFSPCGHCRQFMNEISTAKNLKVQLPDSDEKRLHDYLPEAFGPNDLGIESGLMSEVVHSFTFKDDNILLEKAVDAMNMSHAPYTNNFSGLAIEMACGRVFLGAYAENAAFNPSLPPLQVALSQIMLAGLKFDGIKAVALAENAQGKISHLAETQSTIEALNPDIPVSFVNV, from the coding sequence ATGAATAGTCGCGTTGAACAGGCATTAGCAAATATTCCTGAGCCACTTTCTAGCCACCTTGCTCCGATCGTTCAATCCAACGATTTTGATGCAACTATTTCCAAAAAGCAGTTTGAGCAATTACTTTCTTTAACTCACCTATCCGATAAAGAGCTTCGTCTTGCTCTTCTCCCTATCGCCGCTGCTTTTTCCTATGCCCCTATTTCTAATTTCTATGTCGGAGCAATCGCTCGAGGTTTATCAGGAAACCTTTATTTCGGCGCTAACATGGAATTATTTGGAGTTCAGCTTGGTCAAACCGTGCACGCAGAACAGTCTGCAATAAGCCACGCTTGGATGAAAGGTGAGCGTGGTTTAACTGACATCACCATCAACTTCAGCCCTTGTGGTCATTGCCGTCAGTTTATGAACGAAATCTCAACGGCTAAAAACCTCAAAGTGCAACTTCCAGATAGTGACGAAAAACGACTTCACGATTACCTACCTGAAGCATTTGGGCCGAACGATTTAGGCATAGAATCAGGCTTGATGTCAGAGGTCGTGCATTCCTTTACTTTTAAAGACGATAATATACTGCTTGAGAAAGCGGTAGATGCGATGAACATGAGCCACGCTCCTTACACAAACAACTTCAGTGGCCTTGCCATTGAGATGGCCTGTGGTCGTGTGTTCTTAGGCGCTTATGCCGAAAATGCTGCATTTAACCCAAGTCTACCTCCTTTACAGGTCGCGCTGAGCCAAATTATGCTGGCTGGCCTAAAATTTGATGGCATCAAAGCGGTCGCTCTAGCTGAAAATGCTCAAGGTAAAATCAGCCACCTTGCTGAAACTCAATCTACTATCGAAGCATTAAATCCAGACATTCCAGTCAGTTTTGTTAATGTCTAA
- a CDS encoding thiopurine S-methyltransferase: MRDQEFWHNKWASNQIGFHLGDVNPLLIEFWHHLQPKREEQVLVPLCGKSEDLVWLASKHNDVCGVELSQIAVRAFFAEHFYTPTVIPIKGNLELYQFDELSIYCGDFFTAPVAKADLVYDRAALVALPQEMRADYVNRLTQLLNPGGRILLITLDYPQDEMAGPPFSVPGGEVSELFKGYKITCLTVNGADKHHPKIAKKGLSRFSEEVYLIEDLRS; this comes from the coding sequence ATGAGAGATCAAGAATTCTGGCATAATAAGTGGGCAAGTAATCAAATCGGCTTCCATTTAGGTGATGTAAACCCGTTACTCATCGAATTTTGGCACCATCTTCAACCCAAACGGGAAGAGCAGGTTTTGGTTCCTCTATGTGGTAAATCTGAAGATTTGGTTTGGTTGGCGTCGAAACATAACGACGTTTGCGGAGTAGAATTGAGCCAAATTGCAGTTAGGGCGTTTTTTGCTGAGCACTTCTACACTCCAACCGTGATTCCAATTAAGGGTAACTTGGAGCTGTATCAGTTTGATGAGCTTTCAATATATTGTGGTGATTTCTTTACGGCTCCGGTCGCAAAAGCAGATTTAGTTTACGATCGTGCAGCGTTAGTCGCGTTACCTCAAGAAATGAGGGCAGATTATGTCAATAGGCTTACACAATTGCTCAATCCTGGCGGCCGTATTTTATTGATCACGTTAGATTACCCTCAAGATGAGATGGCAGGCCCACCGTTTAGTGTACCGGGGGGTGAGGTAAGTGAACTGTTTAAGGGTTATAAAATTACCTGTTTAACCGTGAATGGCGCAGACAAACATCATCCTAAAATAGCGAAGAAAGGTTTGAGCCGATTTTCTGAAGAAGTCTACCTTATTGAAGATCTTCGCTCATAA